From the Streptomyces sp. Sge12 genome, the window ACCTGGACGTGCAGTACGCGGCGCTGGCCCCGGCCGGCGCGGTGGCGGAGATCAGCGAGGAGTCCCTTGACCTGCGCTGGTTCCCGTACGAGGAGGTGGCGGCGGTGGCCGACACGTCCGTCGTACGGCTGCTGGAGGCGACCTTGGCCCGGCTGGACGGCTGAGCGGGCGTACGGCCGAGCCCGCCGGAGCGGGCGTGAACGCGGCGTAGGGGCGGTCCCGGCGGGACCGCCCCTACGCCGCGTTCGGGAACGGTGTCAGTTCCAGGCGTTGTTCTGGTTCTGCGCGTGCGAGCCGTGCTGGCCCATGCCGAACTGCGCGGCGACGCCCTGGCCGAGCTGGGCGTTCTGCGGCGGCAGCACCTCACTGGGCTGCACCAGCGCGACGCCGGTGCCGAGGAAGCTCAGCTCCCAGCCCTCGCCGGTGTTGCCGCGCCGCCGCCACACGCCGCTGGAGTGCGTCTGGGCCTGCATCTGCACCCGCAGCGAGGTGGACCAGGCGACGATCGCGTCCGCGTCGACGTTGACGTACTTGTCGGGCGTGACGTGCATCATCAGCGGCTGACCGGAGGTCATCAGCGCGACCTTGCCGCGGCCGGAGATGTTGAGCTGGTACTTGCCCGAGCCGGAGATCCCGTACTGGCTGTCCACCGCGATGACCTCGGTGTGCAGGGTGGAGTCCAGGGCCAGCACGTAGCTGCTGTCGACCGTGAGGCCGTCCTGGTCCACGTCCACGACGTGCACGTACTGGGCCAGGTTGGCCAGGTAGACCGTGCCCTGGCCGGAGCAGCGCATGAGGTCCAGGCCCTCGCCGGTACGGCGGCGGGCGCCCCGCTGGCTGCTGCTCTGGTACTCGCCGTCGAAGTCGATGATCCCCTGGTAGGCGACCATCGCGCCCTTGCGGGCGAGTACGTCGTCGGAGCCGGTCAGCGAGACCCGCAGCAGCTGAGGGTTCTGGATGGCGTACCGGTCCTGGGACTGCGCCTCGGTGTGGGCGAAAAGTGCGCTCTGCATGATGTGTCCGCTCCCCCTCAGCCCCGGGCCCGGAGCCGGTCGGTGCTGTCCTCGCTGGGCTGTACGACGACGATGCCCTGGCCGGAGAAGGCCATCTGGTAGGCCTCCCCGCTGCCCCGGCCGATCATCGACGAGGCCTTGAAGCTGCGCTTGCCCTTGACCTTGAGATTCGGCGACCAGGCGACGAGCGCGTCGGGGTCGACGTACGTCTCGTCCTCGCCGCGGCCGCAGTCGACCACGATCGGGGTGCCGCGGGAGGTCAGGGCGACCCACCCGGTGCCCGCGATCTGCACGTTGAACAGGCCCTGGCCGGCGAACTTGGCGAGGCCCTTGACCCGCTCGACGCCCCACTGGAGGTGGGCGTCGAAGGCGAGCAGGTTGGTGCCGTTGACCGAGAGGGAGTCGTTGTTCAGGTTGATCACGACCACGTCGGCGCCGTAGTCGGCGAGGTAGAGCAGGCCGTCGCCGGTGCACTTCATCAGCGGGGCGCCTTCGCCGGTGATCCACTGCGAGGCCATCTGGCGGACGGCCGGCGGGTTGGGCTCGTACTGGACGAAGCCCTCGTAGGCGACCATCGAGCCGGTGCGGGCGAAGAGGTCCTGGCCGCTCTGCATGGCGACCTTGAGCATGGCCCGGCCGTGGTTCTCCATGCGGGCCGTGACGGGGGTCGGGGCGAAGCCCGCGAGTTGCTGGTTCATTGCGTTCATGTCGGGCTCCCTCAGACCTCGTACGGCTGGACGACGATGAAGTTGCCGGGAGCGCCGCGGAACTGGAGGTTCACGGTCTCCCCGCTGTGGCCGGGGTAGGCGTTGCGCCGCAGCCGGACCTGACTGGAGATGATCACCTGCGAGGCGGAGGACCACGCGACGATGGCGTTGCTGTCCGCGAAGGTGGTCGGGGTGACGGGCAGGACCACCGGGACGCCGTGCGTCTTGACGATCACCGTGCCGGTGCCCTGGAACTGCATGGTGAACAGGGCGCCGCCGGGGATGCCGTGGCCCTCGATGCGGCGGACCTCGTGCTGGAGCGACTCGTCGAAGGCGAGGACGGCTTCGGCGGAGACGCAGATCCCGTCGCCCTGGAGCTCGATGGCGTGCAGGTGGGCGCCGTTCTCCGCGAGGAAGACCTGGCCGCGGCCGGTGCAGCGCATGAGCTGCATCTCCTGGCCGGTGGCGTTGCCGACGATGCGGCCGGCGAAGCCCGCGCCCTTGTAGCTGAAGTCGACCTTGCCCTGGTAGAGGACCATGCTGCCCTGGCGGGCGAGGACGGCCTGGCCGCCCATCGCGAGGTCGACGCGCATGAGCTGCTGGTTCTGCGGGGTCCAGCGGGTGCCGGTGGGCGCTTCCTTGTACGGCTGGAGTGCGGCGGCGAGACCGGCGCCGGCGGCGGGGACGCCCTGCGGGGCGTACCCGGGCTGCTGGCCCGGGGGCTGGCCGGGGACCTGGCCGTAGCCCGGCTGCTGCCCGTAGGGGGCGGGGGCCGCGGCGGGCGGCGGGACCTGGCCGGGGTACTGACCGGGGACCTGGCCCGGTACCTGTCCGGGGACCTGGCCGTACGAGGGCTGCTGCGGCGGCGCCGGCTGGCCGTACGGGGCGGGGGCCGGCGGGGCGAGCGGCGCGGCCATGGTGGGCGCGGCGTGCACCGGGGCGGGGGCGGGAGCCGGTGCCGCGGACTGCTGGTACTGCGGCTGCGGCGCGGCGCCGGGCGCCGGCACGGGCGCGCCGAAGGACGGCGCGGGGGCCGGGGCCTGGGGGGCCTGCGGCGCCGGGGCGGGAGCGCCGAAGGACGGGGCCGGGGCGGCCGCCTGCGGCGGCGGGGCGAATCCGGGCGAGGCGGCGGCCGGGGCCTGCTGCTGCGGCGCCTCCTCGGCGACCTCGCCGCCGAAGTTTCGCAGGAGCGCGTCGAGTCCGCCGTCGAAGCCCTGGCCGACGGCGGCGAAGCGCCACACGTCCTTCAGGTAGAAGTCGCCGAGCATCACGGCCCGCTCGGTGGTGAACTCCGCACCGGTGAACGCGTACCGGACGACCTCTTCGCCGCCGGCCACGATCCGGATGTAGCCCGGGCCGATCTGCGACATCTGTCCGGCGCCGTCGATGGTGGCGGTGAAGGACAGTTTGTGGATGGATGCCGGAATGCGGTCCAGCGTCACCCGGAAGGATTCGGTGTCGCCCGCCTGTGCACCGAGTTGCTGAATGGACTCTTCCGGCGACTTCGGCTGATTGAAGAAGACGAAGTAACGGTCGTCCGACAGCTGCTCATTGGCGTCGAGGCCGAAACAGCTGATGTCGAAGGCGAGTCCGGACCCGGCGATCTGGACACCTACGTACAGATCGGTGCCCGCCGTGAGATCACTGATCTTGGCCTTGTGGCCGCGTTGGAATTCCCTGGCCATACGTACGACCGTCCCCCATCCCGACTGTGAATGCGTGCCGCTCAGGCTAACGGCAACTGCCGACATCCGGCCAAGCCGGTACCGACCCGGTACAAAACACTCTGCGTGACGTGACGGACCGGCGCCGCCGGCCGCGGGCTCACTCCTCGCGGGCGGCCGGAACCTTCGGCAGCCGCTCGGCGGCGACCACGCCCTCCAGGTAGCCGCGGGCCCGCTCGGTGCGCGGATAGGCCTCCAGCAGTTCCCAGAAGCGGGGCCCGTGGCCGGGTACGAGGAGGTGGGCCAGCTCGTGCAGGAGCACGTAGTCGACGACGTACTCGGGCATCCCCTGGAGCCGGTGGGAGAGCCGGATGCTGCCTTCGGCGGGGGTGCAGGAGCCCCAGCGGGTGTTCTGGTTGGTGACCCAGCGGACCGTACGGGGGCGGGCGCGGCCGTCGAAGTACTGCTCGGACAGCTGTGCGGCGCGCTCGGTGAGTTCCGCGTCCCCGAAGGTGCGTCTGCTCTCCTGCGCCGCCAGCTTGTCGAGCATGACGCCCACCCAGCGCTGCTCCTCCGCCTCGGACATCCGGGCAGGGATGAGGACGACCGTACGGTCACCCTCGCGATAGGCGGATACGGTCCTGCGGCGGCGCGCGCTCCGGCGGACTTCGACGGCGCGCTGCGGGGGGTCGGCGGACACGCCACGACGGTACCCGGTCGTGATGGCGGAAGTCCCGCCCGTCCGGGGTTCGAACACGGGGGATTCGCGGCCGATTTCCGGAACGCCATTTCCCTTCATCTCATATGCCTAATACCTCGCACCTGTGGACAAATTCCTGCATGGATTCCGGCGGGCGGGCACTGTTGCGGAAGAACGGGAAACGGGCGGCTCGGATGCGCCCGGGATATCGGGATCGAGGGGGACGGGACATGTATCCGAAGGTGAAGCCGGCGCTGGCGCGGGCATGGCGGGATCTGCAGACGGTTCAGTTCGGGGTGACGCCCGCCCATGCGGTGGTGCTCGCACCCGTGGACACGGCGACGGGCACGCTGATCGACCGGATCGACGGGACCCGGGGGATGGAGTTACTGCGGACCGAGGCCCGCGGAATGGGACTGCCGGACGGCCGGGCCGACGAGGTGGTCAGGACGCTGGCGGGGGCCGGCCTGCTCGACGACGCCACGGCGGGCGGCCCGCGGGCCCAGGCCCTGCGGGGGCATCCGGAGACCGTGGAGCGGCTGGGGCCGGACCTGGGTTCCCTGTCGCTGGTCCACCGGGAGCCCGGAGGGGACTTGCGGGGGATGGCCGCCCGCCGGGCGATACGGGTCCGGGTGCGCGGGAGCGGCCGGGTGGGGGCCGTGATCGCCGCGGTCCTGGCGGCAGCGGGCGTGGGCCGGGTCGAGGTGCTCGACGGCGGCCGGGCGGAGCCGGCGGACGTGGCGCCGGGCGGGCTGGATCCCGCCGGCGTGGGCCGGCCGCGTGCGGAGTGTGCGGGCCGGCTGGTCCGCGAGTCGGCGCCGGGCCGGGCCCCGCGGGCCGGCGAGGACGAGGGGGCGGAGCCGGGGCTGTCCCTGGTGGTGGTCGCGCCCCGGGACGGCCTGCACGCGTGGGCCCCGGATCCGGACACCGCGGCCGACTGGGTCTGCGCGGGCATCCCCCACCTGTACGCGGGGGTGTTGGAGGGCACGGGCCTGGTGGGACCGCTGGTGCTGCCCGGTGCGACGGCCTGCGCGGGGTGCATGGAGCGCGACCGCGTGGACCGGGACGCGGCCTGGCCGAGGATGCTCGTCCAGTGGCGCTCGGCCCACCGCCGCCGCGGGGGCGCCGCGTGCGACCTGGGCCTGTCCACGGCGGTGGCCGGACTGGCCGCGGCCCACGCCCTCGCCTTCCTCGACGGCGGACTTCCCGCGTCCACGGCGGCCCGCTGGGAGGCGGCCCTCCCCGCCCTCCACTGGGAATCCACCCCGGTCCTGCCCCATCCCGACTGCCCCTGCGGGGCGGCCGGGGAGCGCACGGACACCCGGCGGGAAGCTGGAGAAGGTGCCCTCCTCCGAGCCGCGAGGAGGCCATGACAGGATGCGGAGAACCGCTGTTCGCGGCGCAGCTGTCTGGGACATGGAGGGGCGTATGTCTGATCTTCCCCGGAAGGCGGTCACCCGTACCGTCAAGCTGGCCGCGCTGCCGCTCGGCATCGCGGGACGGGCCACGTGGGGGCTGGGCAAGCGGATCGGGGGCAAGTCCGCGGAGATCGTGGCGCGCGAGCTCCAACAGCGCACCGCCGAGCAGTTGTTCCGCACGCTCGGGGAGCTGAAGGGCGGTGCCATGAAGTTCGGGCAGGCCCTGTCGGTCTTCGAGTCGGCGCTGCCCGAGGAGGTCGCGGGGCCCTATCGGGCGGCGCTGACCAAGCTTCAGGAGGCGGCTCCGCCGCTGCCCGCGGCGACGGTGCACCAGGTGCTGACGGACCGTCTGGGTGCCGACTGGCGGGACTTGTTCGAGGAGTTCGAGGACAAGCCGGCCGCGGCGGCCTCCATCGGGCAGGTGCACCGGGCGGTGTGGCACGACGGGCGGCAGGTGGCCGTCAAGGTCCAGTACCCGGGGGCGGGCGAGGCGCTGCTGTCGGACCTCAAGCAGCTGGGCCGGTTCGCGGGGCTGCTGGGGCCGCTGATCCCCGGCATGGAGATCAAGCCGCTGATCAAGGAGTTGCGCGACCGGGTCGCGGAGGAACTCGACTACGAGCTGGAGGCCGAGGCCCAGCGCACGCACGCGGACGCCTTCGTGGACGACCCGGACGTGGTCGTGCCGGAGGTCGTGCACCAGGGCGACCAGGTGCTGGTGACCGAGTGGATGGAGGGGACCCCGCTGTCGGAGGTGATAGCCGACGGCACCCAGGAGGAGCGGGATCGCGCCGGACAGCTGCTGGCCCGGTTCCTGTTCTCCGGGCCGGCGCGCACCGGTCTGCTGCACGCGGACCCGCACCCGGGCAACTTCCGGCTGATACCGGGGGCGGACGGCCGGATGCGGCTGGGGGTCCTGGACTTCGGCACGGTCGACCGGCTGCCCGGCGGCTGGCCCAAGCCCATCGGCAGGTCGCTGCGGATGACGCTGGACGGTGACGCCGAGGGGGTCTACGGGCACCTGTGCGCCGAGGGGTTCGTGAAGGAGTCCATCGAGCTGGACCCCGACGCGGTGCTGGACTACCTGAAGCCGATCATCGAGCCCGCCGAGGCCGAGGAGTTCACCTTCACCCGGCCGTGGCTGCGCGGCCAGGCGGCGCGGATCGCCGATCCCCGCTCCCCCGCGCACCAGTTGGGCCGGCAGATCAATCTGCCGCCGTCGTACCTGCTGATCCACCGTGTGACGCTGAGCACCATCGGGGTGCTGTGCCAGCTGGGCGCGACGGTGCGGCTGCGGGACGAACTGGACACCTGGCTGCCGGGGTTCGCCGCGGCCGAGTGACGGCCCCGGGGCGGGCCCTGCGTCACCACCAGGACGAGTCGAGCCTGCCCTCGATCGCCCGCAGGTTGGCGCGCGCGCAGTCGACGCAGAAGTACTGTCTGGTCCCGTTCTCCACGGAGCAGGTCCAGGTGGGCGGGATCTCGCCCGGGGGCCTCGTGCCACAGCTCGCGCAGACGACGGGCTGGGCCTCGGATCCCGACGGGCCGGGACGGTGAGTCGGCTGGTCCACCTCCAGACGATATCCCCGTCCGCGGCGGAGAGCGGTCCGCAACGCACCGGGGGGACCGGTCCGTGCGGACCGGTCCCCCCGGGGATGCTGTTTTCGGCTATCAGTGCATGACGGCCATGGCCAGCGCACGCCGGGCGCGCATGGAGACGCGCTCGGCACGCCGCTGCATGCGGCGG encodes:
- a CDS encoding AIM24 family protein, yielding MQSALFAHTEAQSQDRYAIQNPQLLRVSLTGSDDVLARKGAMVAYQGIIDFDGEYQSSSQRGARRRTGEGLDLMRCSGQGTVYLANLAQYVHVVDVDQDGLTVDSSYVLALDSTLHTEVIAVDSQYGISGSGKYQLNISGRGKVALMTSGQPLMMHVTPDKYVNVDADAIVAWSTSLRVQMQAQTHSSGVWRRRGNTGEGWELSFLGTGVALVQPSEVLPPQNAQLGQGVAAQFGMGQHGSHAQNQNNAWN
- a CDS encoding AIM24 family protein, with product MNQQLAGFAPTPVTARMENHGRAMLKVAMQSGQDLFARTGSMVAYEGFVQYEPNPPAVRQMASQWITGEGAPLMKCTGDGLLYLADYGADVVVINLNNDSLSVNGTNLLAFDAHLQWGVERVKGLAKFAGQGLFNVQIAGTGWVALTSRGTPIVVDCGRGEDETYVDPDALVAWSPNLKVKGKRSFKASSMIGRGSGEAYQMAFSGQGIVVVQPSEDSTDRLRARG
- a CDS encoding TerD family protein, which codes for MAREFQRGHKAKISDLTAGTDLYVGVQIAGSGLAFDISCFGLDANEQLSDDRYFVFFNQPKSPEESIQQLGAQAGDTESFRVTLDRIPASIHKLSFTATIDGAGQMSQIGPGYIRIVAGGEEVVRYAFTGAEFTTERAVMLGDFYLKDVWRFAAVGQGFDGGLDALLRNFGGEVAEEAPQQQAPAAASPGFAPPPQAAAPAPSFGAPAPAPQAPQAPAPAPSFGAPVPAPGAAPQPQYQQSAAPAPAPAPVHAAPTMAAPLAPPAPAPYGQPAPPQQPSYGQVPGQVPGQVPGQYPGQVPPPAAAPAPYGQQPGYGQVPGQPPGQQPGYAPQGVPAAGAGLAAALQPYKEAPTGTRWTPQNQQLMRVDLAMGGQAVLARQGSMVLYQGKVDFSYKGAGFAGRIVGNATGQEMQLMRCTGRGQVFLAENGAHLHAIELQGDGICVSAEAVLAFDESLQHEVRRIEGHGIPGGALFTMQFQGTGTVIVKTHGVPVVLPVTPTTFADSNAIVAWSSASQVIISSQVRLRRNAYPGHSGETVNLQFRGAPGNFIVVQPYEV
- a CDS encoding M48 metallopeptidase family protein encodes the protein MKGNGVPEIGRESPVFEPRTGGTSAITTGYRRGVSADPPQRAVEVRRSARRRRTVSAYREGDRTVVLIPARMSEAEEQRWVGVMLDKLAAQESRRTFGDAELTERAAQLSEQYFDGRARPRTVRWVTNQNTRWGSCTPAEGSIRLSHRLQGMPEYVVDYVLLHELAHLLVPGHGPRFWELLEAYPRTERARGYLEGVVAAERLPKVPAAREE
- a CDS encoding ThiF family adenylyltransferase, producing the protein MYPKVKPALARAWRDLQTVQFGVTPAHAVVLAPVDTATGTLIDRIDGTRGMELLRTEARGMGLPDGRADEVVRTLAGAGLLDDATAGGPRAQALRGHPETVERLGPDLGSLSLVHREPGGDLRGMAARRAIRVRVRGSGRVGAVIAAVLAAAGVGRVEVLDGGRAEPADVAPGGLDPAGVGRPRAECAGRLVRESAPGRAPRAGEDEGAEPGLSLVVVAPRDGLHAWAPDPDTAADWVCAGIPHLYAGVLEGTGLVGPLVLPGATACAGCMERDRVDRDAAWPRMLVQWRSAHRRRGGAACDLGLSTAVAGLAAAHALAFLDGGLPASTAARWEAALPALHWESTPVLPHPDCPCGAAGERTDTRREAGEGALLRAARRP
- a CDS encoding ABC1 kinase family protein, giving the protein MSDLPRKAVTRTVKLAALPLGIAGRATWGLGKRIGGKSAEIVARELQQRTAEQLFRTLGELKGGAMKFGQALSVFESALPEEVAGPYRAALTKLQEAAPPLPAATVHQVLTDRLGADWRDLFEEFEDKPAAAASIGQVHRAVWHDGRQVAVKVQYPGAGEALLSDLKQLGRFAGLLGPLIPGMEIKPLIKELRDRVAEELDYELEAEAQRTHADAFVDDPDVVVPEVVHQGDQVLVTEWMEGTPLSEVIADGTQEERDRAGQLLARFLFSGPARTGLLHADPHPGNFRLIPGADGRMRLGVLDFGTVDRLPGGWPKPIGRSLRMTLDGDAEGVYGHLCAEGFVKESIELDPDAVLDYLKPIIEPAEAEEFTFTRPWLRGQAARIADPRSPAHQLGRQINLPPSYLLIHRVTLSTIGVLCQLGATVRLRDELDTWLPGFAAAE